Proteins encoded by one window of Monoglobus pectinilyticus:
- a CDS encoding HAD family hydrolase — MKYIIFDMDGVIVNSEPVIMKAALDALKTGGIEASEEDFIPYIGAGEEHFIIEPCKRANKAELTEKIMDDMFRNFEQNIKEMKVFPSAKPLIEKLKNLGYTLALVSSAAERKLMASLKAAEIDPSVFTVILSGNDVTEKKPSPAPYLLAADKLGADPAECLVIEDALSGVKSAKAAGMQCAAVTTSFSEEKLKSAGADYVTGDIIDILSLLNG, encoded by the coding sequence ATGAAATATATTATATTTGATATGGACGGGGTTATAGTGAATTCCGAACCTGTCATTATGAAAGCGGCGCTTGACGCTCTTAAGACCGGCGGAATAGAAGCGTCTGAAGAAGATTTTATACCTTATATCGGAGCCGGCGAAGAGCATTTTATAATTGAGCCGTGCAAAAGGGCGAATAAAGCGGAACTGACAGAAAAAATAATGGATGATATGTTTAGAAATTTTGAACAAAACATCAAAGAAATGAAGGTTTTCCCATCAGCAAAGCCGCTTATCGAAAAACTGAAAAATTTGGGATACACGCTGGCGCTTGTGAGCAGCGCAGCGGAAAGAAAGCTTATGGCCTCGCTAAAAGCCGCCGAGATTGACCCGTCGGTTTTTACGGTTATACTTTCAGGCAATGATGTGACAGAGAAGAAACCGTCTCCTGCTCCTTATTTGCTTGCGGCCGATAAGCTGGGCGCTGACCCAGCTGAGTGCTTGGTTATCGAGGACGCTTTAAGCGGAGTAAAATCGGCAAAGGCTGCAGGAATGCAGTGCGCCGCGGTCACAACCTCATTTAGTGAAGAGAAGTTAAAGTCAGCCGGAGCGGATTATGTGACTGGAGATATAATAGATATATTAAGTTTACTGAACGGATAA
- a CDS encoding TrkH family potassium uptake protein, protein MEAPDFELSSNNRTLQKHKATYTQIIAFGFLVIIVVGAGLLSLPISSKDNTWTSYFDSLFTATSATCVTGLVLFDTYTHWSVFGQLVILLMIQIGGLGFMSVITTVSIFMGRRISLHERKLLMQSAGNTKLSGMIQLVRRIFFGTLIFESAGAILLATRFCPEMGFLEGIYNAIFHSISAFCNAGFDLMGKFEPNSSLIHYQSDPVVNLTICGLIVIGGLGFMVWNNIIKAKLDFKHYSLHTKIVLSITAVLLISSTVLFFILEKNKNFAGLSTADKWLHSFFQAVTPRTAGFNTTDLSSLSESSSLLTTVLMLIGGSPGSTAGGIKTTTFVVLFLMAFASSRKNNNVVIFKRRLSDDTLKRASAISSIYLTAVLVSTFIICSIEPYTIRQILFEVSSAIGTVGLSMGLTPSLSVVSQSILIVLMFAGRVGGLSLMLVLAENREPVALMRPVEDILIG, encoded by the coding sequence ATGGAAGCTCCTGATTTTGAGCTGTCATCTAACAATAGGACATTACAAAAACATAAGGCAACCTATACCCAAATAATTGCTTTTGGTTTTTTGGTTATCATAGTAGTCGGGGCAGGATTACTTTCACTGCCTATTTCCTCAAAAGATAACACCTGGACGTCTTATTTTGACTCGCTGTTTACGGCTACCAGCGCCACATGCGTCACTGGATTAGTTCTATTTGACACATATACGCACTGGTCTGTTTTCGGTCAGCTGGTTATTCTTTTAATGATACAAATCGGCGGTTTGGGATTTATGTCCGTTATTACAACGGTTTCTATATTTATGGGCCGGAGAATTTCTCTTCACGAGAGAAAATTATTGATGCAGTCCGCCGGAAACACTAAACTCAGCGGAATGATACAGCTTGTCAGACGTATTTTTTTCGGAACATTAATATTTGAGAGCGCAGGAGCGATTTTATTAGCAACAAGATTTTGTCCTGAGATGGGGTTTTTAGAAGGTATATACAACGCTATCTTCCACTCAATCTCGGCATTTTGCAACGCCGGTTTTGACCTTATGGGAAAATTTGAGCCGAACTCTTCACTCATACATTATCAAAGCGATCCGGTTGTTAATCTGACAATCTGCGGTCTTATTGTTATCGGCGGCCTGGGATTTATGGTTTGGAATAATATAATAAAGGCTAAGCTCGACTTTAAACACTATTCGCTGCACACAAAAATTGTGCTCTCAATAACTGCGGTTTTGTTAATCAGTTCTACGGTACTGTTCTTTATTTTGGAAAAGAATAAAAATTTTGCAGGATTATCCACTGCTGATAAATGGCTGCACTCATTTTTTCAGGCGGTTACACCCAGAACTGCCGGATTTAACACTACTGACTTATCCTCGCTCTCAGAGAGCAGTTCTCTGCTTACAACCGTGCTTATGCTGATAGGAGGAAGCCCCGGTTCAACAGCCGGAGGTATCAAGACTACAACTTTTGTTGTTTTATTTCTTATGGCGTTTGCTTCATCAAGGAAAAACAATAACGTTGTAATCTTTAAACGCCGTCTAAGCGACGACACACTGAAAAGAGCCAGCGCTATATCATCAATCTATTTAACGGCTGTTTTGGTATCAACTTTTATTATTTGCTCAATAGAGCCATATACAATAAGACAAATACTGTTCGAAGTCAGTTCCGCAATTGGAACAGTCGGGCTTTCAATGGGACTCACCCCGTCGCTGTCTGTTGTGTCCCAGTCAATACTGATAGTGCTGATGTTTGCCGGCAGGGTAGGCGGACTGTCTCTCATGCTGGTGCTTGCCGAAAACAGAGAGCCTGTGGCTCTTATGCGGCCTGTTGAAGATATATTAATAGGATAA
- a CDS encoding glycoside hydrolase family 13 protein, translated as MQLFHNSHDTAYRMPFGAAATGSKVKLALKIISDTQPDAVKIRLWENEEEIFYDMAPKNSRENQEQSLSSSGSENTAENEFYYTATVPMPEKEGLVWYYFIVETGGKAVYYINNNDSLGGVGQTQTEPANNSFQITVYDKDYKTPDWFKGQIMYQIFTDRFFGDHSDTNGVIPKKRNEYIIHSDWYEPISFNAHPFEMGPACNDFYGGNLNGIIDKLKYLKSLGVGVIYLNPIFDAYSNHKYDTADYMNIDPMFGTNEKFTALCDEAEKLGIRVILDGVFSHTGADSIYFNKYGNYGNNTGAYKNPQSQYKEWYQFTNYPNYESWWGCSNLPNVNEMTPSYLDYILRDEDSVIKTWLKRGASGWRLDVADELPDEFIKILRREVKKQDPDAVIIGEVWEDASNKVSYSIRREYLLGKELDSVMNYPFKDNMIAFLLGNIDAECLNAHFMSIFENYPKETLYSLMNIIGTHDTMRIKTLLGGLSQDCGTQKLSSGNEELATYRLKMLSFVQMTFVGVPCIYYGDEVGMQGGSDPFNRGTYPWRAIDPDLRQWYTDLGALRNNSDCLTLGYYKTVYASGDLYIYARFTKNGKNAFGNCCKNSLAICAVNRSFESKHIDIDISEFGDFSFFSHGISNPEIVPVRDSIIEIDVAPVGCEFFISADKF; from the coding sequence ATGCAGCTTTTTCACAACTCACATGATACAGCTTATAGAATGCCATTTGGCGCCGCAGCTACCGGCAGTAAAGTTAAACTTGCTTTAAAGATAATTTCTGATACCCAGCCTGACGCAGTTAAAATTCGGCTTTGGGAAAACGAGGAAGAAATATTTTATGATATGGCGCCTAAGAACAGCAGGGAAAACCAAGAACAGTCCCTTTCGTCATCAGGCAGTGAAAATACTGCAGAAAACGAGTTCTATTATACCGCAACAGTTCCTATGCCTGAAAAAGAAGGTTTGGTATGGTATTATTTTATAGTTGAGACAGGAGGAAAAGCCGTTTACTATATAAATAATAACGATTCTTTGGGAGGAGTCGGACAGACGCAGACCGAGCCGGCAAATAACAGCTTTCAGATAACTGTTTACGATAAGGACTACAAAACACCTGACTGGTTTAAAGGTCAAATAATGTATCAGATTTTCACTGACAGGTTTTTCGGAGACCACAGTGACACAAATGGAGTTATACCCAAAAAGCGAAACGAGTATATAATACACAGCGACTGGTATGAGCCAATCTCATTTAACGCCCATCCTTTCGAAATGGGGCCTGCCTGCAACGATTTTTACGGCGGAAATTTAAACGGTATAATAGACAAACTAAAATACTTAAAAAGTTTGGGCGTTGGCGTTATATATCTAAACCCAATATTTGACGCGTATTCCAACCACAAGTATGATACTGCAGATTATATGAATATAGACCCGATGTTCGGAACAAATGAAAAATTTACAGCTCTGTGCGACGAGGCGGAAAAACTTGGAATTAGAGTTATTCTCGACGGCGTATTCAGCCATACAGGTGCCGACAGCATATATTTTAACAAGTATGGCAATTATGGTAATAATACCGGAGCATACAAAAATCCACAAAGTCAATATAAAGAGTGGTACCAGTTTACTAACTATCCCAATTACGAAAGCTGGTGGGGCTGCAGTAACCTGCCCAACGTAAACGAAATGACTCCTTCATACCTTGATTATATATTAAGAGATGAGGATTCTGTTATAAAAACCTGGCTTAAACGCGGCGCCAGCGGCTGGAGACTTGACGTAGCCGATGAACTGCCGGATGAATTTATTAAAATTCTGCGCCGGGAAGTAAAAAAACAAGACCCTGACGCGGTTATAATAGGCGAGGTTTGGGAAGACGCGTCTAATAAAGTCTCCTACAGTATTCGCCGCGAGTATCTTTTGGGAAAAGAGCTTGACAGTGTAATGAACTATCCGTTTAAGGATAATATGATTGCATTTCTCTTAGGAAACATAGACGCTGAATGCCTGAACGCGCATTTTATGTCTATTTTTGAGAATTATCCAAAAGAGACGCTGTACTCCCTGATGAATATAATCGGAACTCACGACACAATGCGTATAAAAACTCTGCTCGGCGGTCTTTCGCAGGACTGCGGAACACAGAAATTGTCCTCAGGAAACGAAGAACTCGCAACCTATCGGCTAAAAATGCTGTCTTTTGTACAGATGACATTTGTGGGCGTTCCATGTATATATTATGGTGACGAAGTAGGAATGCAGGGAGGCAGCGACCCGTTTAACAGAGGAACTTATCCATGGCGGGCTATTGACCCTGACCTCAGACAGTGGTATACTGACCTTGGCGCACTGCGAAACAATTCCGACTGTTTGACGCTTGGATATTATAAAACAGTTTATGCAAGCGGCGACCTATATATATACGCCCGTTTCACAAAAAACGGAAAGAACGCATTTGGAAACTGCTGTAAAAACAGTTTGGCAATTTGCGCTGTAAACCGGAGCTTTGAATCTAAACATATTGATATTGACATTTCAGAGTTCGGTGATTTTTCATTTTTCTCTCACGGCATATCAAATCCTGAAATTGTGCCTGTCAGAGATAGTATAATAGAAATCGACGTTGCTCCCGTCGGCTGTGAATTTTTTATAAGCGCCGACAAATTTTAA
- a CDS encoding glutamine synthetase III family protein produces the protein MDQMNELFGSAVFEDSVQKVRLPDGIYKQLRKTKEEGTPLTREVADVVANAMKDWAVENGVTHFTHWFQPMTGVTAEKHDSFIQPDGIDSVIMEFSGKELIKGEPDASSFPSGGLRSTFEARGYTAWDPTSNAFIKDGILCIPTVFCSYTGEALDKKTPLMRSMEALSNSAVRVLHLIGETDVNRVITTVGPEQEYFLIDRKVALKRKDITYTGRTLFGTPAPKGQELDDHYFGVVKRRVSEYMKDLDEELWKLGILAKTKHNEVAPAQHELAPIFTQANIATDHNQLTMEIMKKVAERHGMKCLLYEKPFEGINGSGKHNNWSISTDKGENLLKPGKTPHDNPRFLLFLSAVIAAVDEYQDLLRSSVATAGNDHRLGANEAPPAIISVFIGDDLKEVLDSIEEDSDFENRCNEVMNSGIDAVPDFAKDTTDRNRTSPFAFTGNKFEFRMPGSALSISGPNFIINTAVAEILDQFAVRLEKSSNPKCEIYNIVRDTMKEHKRIIFNGNNYSDEWVAEAERRGLCNLKSTPEALPAFVTEKSIDLFVKHGILTRDEMLSRYEINLENYSKAINIEAKTMLEMARRDISPAVAKYVKELSDTVVSKRQMGGSVSCVFEEKMIRLLSELELRLFETVEALDSSVQEALAMEEGLEQAVFYNEKVLKDMAEVREVADQMEIYTPEEYWPFPTYGDLLFSIQE, from the coding sequence ATGGATCAAATGAACGAGTTATTCGGCAGTGCCGTATTTGAAGACTCGGTGCAAAAGGTCAGACTTCCTGATGGAATTTACAAACAGCTTAGGAAGACCAAAGAGGAGGGCACGCCTCTTACGCGTGAGGTTGCTGATGTTGTTGCCAACGCAATGAAGGACTGGGCGGTAGAAAATGGTGTAACTCATTTTACTCACTGGTTCCAGCCTATGACTGGCGTTACGGCTGAGAAGCACGACAGCTTTATACAGCCTGACGGTATCGACAGCGTGATTATGGAGTTCAGCGGAAAAGAATTGATTAAAGGCGAGCCGGACGCTTCCAGTTTTCCATCGGGAGGTCTGCGTTCAACTTTTGAGGCAAGAGGATATACCGCGTGGGATCCAACATCAAACGCCTTTATTAAAGACGGTATACTGTGTATTCCAACTGTATTCTGTTCTTATACAGGCGAAGCGCTTGATAAAAAGACGCCACTTATGCGTTCAATGGAAGCTCTCAGTAACTCGGCTGTCAGGGTTCTTCACCTGATAGGGGAAACTGACGTAAACAGAGTTATAACGACAGTCGGTCCTGAACAGGAGTACTTTTTAATAGACCGAAAGGTAGCTTTAAAGAGAAAAGATATTACATATACGGGCAGAACTTTGTTCGGAACTCCGGCTCCAAAAGGACAGGAGCTTGACGACCATTATTTTGGAGTGGTTAAGAGAAGAGTTTCAGAGTATATGAAGGATCTGGACGAGGAACTCTGGAAGCTGGGTATACTTGCAAAGACAAAACATAATGAAGTGGCACCGGCACAGCATGAACTCGCTCCTATTTTTACACAAGCTAATATAGCCACTGACCATAATCAGCTTACTATGGAGATAATGAAAAAGGTTGCTGAAAGACATGGTATGAAATGCCTGCTCTACGAAAAGCCTTTTGAAGGAATAAACGGAAGCGGCAAGCATAACAACTGGTCGATTTCGACAGACAAGGGCGAAAACTTGCTGAAACCCGGCAAGACCCCTCATGACAATCCTAGATTTTTATTGTTCCTGTCCGCTGTGATAGCGGCTGTGGACGAATATCAGGATCTTTTAAGATCGTCTGTGGCAACGGCAGGAAACGACCACAGACTTGGTGCAAATGAGGCTCCGCCTGCTATTATCTCTGTATTTATTGGAGATGATCTCAAAGAAGTGCTGGATTCTATTGAAGAGGACAGTGATTTTGAGAACAGATGTAATGAGGTGATGAACTCCGGTATTGATGCTGTGCCTGATTTTGCGAAGGATACAACCGACAGAAACAGAACGTCGCCGTTTGCATTCACAGGGAATAAGTTTGAGTTTAGAATGCCCGGCTCGGCTCTTTCAATTTCAGGACCGAACTTTATTATAAACACAGCTGTTGCCGAGATACTTGACCAGTTTGCTGTCAGACTTGAGAAATCGTCAAACCCTAAATGCGAGATTTATAACATAGTAAGAGATACTATGAAAGAACATAAAAGGATTATTTTTAACGGTAATAACTATTCAGACGAATGGGTTGCTGAAGCTGAACGCAGAGGTCTTTGCAATTTAAAAAGCACGCCTGAAGCATTGCCGGCTTTTGTTACTGAAAAGAGTATAGACTTATTTGTTAAGCACGGTATACTCACTCGTGATGAAATGCTGTCAAGATACGAAATAAATCTTGAGAATTACAGCAAGGCTATCAATATTGAGGCAAAAACGATGCTTGAAATGGCAAGACGTGATATTTCGCCTGCTGTCGCGAAATATGTTAAAGAACTCAGCGATACTGTTGTTTCTAAGAGACAAATGGGCGGTTCGGTTTCTTGCGTGTTTGAAGAAAAGATGATTAGATTGCTTTCTGAGTTAGAACTTAGACTGTTTGAAACGGTTGAAGCTCTTGATTCAAGCGTTCAGGAAGCCCTTGCTATGGAAGAAGGTTTGGAGCAGGCTGTATTTTATAATGAAAAAGTGTTGAAAGATATGGCTGAGGTTCGGGAAGTAGCAGACCAAATGGAGATTTATACTCCTGAAGAATACTGGCCGTTCCCAACCTATGGAGATTTGCTGTTCTCTATCCAGGAGTAA
- a CDS encoding potassium channel family protein — MKSILVIGMGRLGRHFATKMLALGNDVMIVDKDDSTIEQFSSIFTDSQIGDCRQEGVLRALGINNFDLCFVAIGEDFQASLEITSMLKDLGANYIVSKAREDRQAKFLKLVGANEVVYPEKEIAEKLAMRYNANNIFDYIKLTSEYSIYEIPVVPSWIGRSINSLNIRQKYEVNVIGIKQENILKPLPTPEYIFQPSDHLVVIGKSKDVFALTQKK; from the coding sequence ATGAAATCTATACTGGTAATTGGAATGGGTCGTTTAGGCAGGCATTTTGCAACCAAAATGCTGGCGCTTGGTAATGATGTTATGATAGTTGATAAAGACGATTCGACTATCGAGCAGTTTTCTTCAATATTCACTGATTCACAAATCGGCGACTGCCGGCAGGAAGGCGTTCTTCGGGCTTTGGGAATAAACAATTTTGACCTGTGTTTTGTGGCTATCGGAGAAGATTTTCAGGCTTCACTGGAAATAACATCTATGCTCAAAGACCTGGGGGCAAACTATATAGTTTCAAAGGCACGCGAGGACAGACAGGCTAAGTTCTTAAAATTGGTAGGCGCAAATGAGGTAGTGTACCCTGAGAAGGAAATTGCAGAAAAACTGGCTATGCGCTATAACGCAAATAATATTTTTGACTACATTAAACTGACAAGCGAATACTCAATATACGAAATACCTGTTGTCCCTTCATGGATCGGCAGAAGCATAAATTCGCTTAATATAAGACAAAAGTATGAAGTAAATGTAATAGGAATAAAACAGGAAAACATTCTAAAGCCATTGCCTACCCCTGAATATATATTCCAGCCAAGCGACCATCTTGTTGTAATAGGCAAATCTAAGGATGTTTTCGCACTTACGCAAAAAAAATAG
- a CDS encoding ammonium transporter → MDLATGLDTAWVLLGAALVFFMQAGFAMVETGFTRAKNAGNIIMKNLMDFSLGTPIFWILGFGIMFGANVFGGWLSVPSFFQGANALPGDYNFATLIFQTVFCATAATIVSGAMAERTKFSAYIVYSMVISAVIYPVSGHWVWGGGWLSELGFHDFAGSTAVHMVGGVAALVGAKILGPRIGKYKKDGTSVAIPGHSLTLGALGVFILWFCWFGFNGCSTVAMSDTESSSLAASVFVTTNLAAACATVATMVVTWVRYKKPDVSMTLNGALAGLVAITAGCDSVTPLGAAVIGTVAGILVVFAVEFIDKKLKIDDPVGAVAVHGCCGAAGTIMTGLFAAKGGLFYGGGFSFLGIQTLGVITVIAWVAVTMTIVFLIIKHTMGLRASAEEEIEGLDIHEHGLASSYADFMLNVPTILTGRSETVGQETPESAVPIIRVPDNTEKKVDKDGHTITKITVVCKESKFEALKHALNEIGVTGMTLTHVLGCGMQKGSSEYYRGVPVEATLLPKIKVDIVVCRVPVSDVIKAAVKILYTGHIGDGKIFVYDVRDVVKVRTGESGYDAMTDDGENC, encoded by the coding sequence ATGGATTTGGCAACGGGTTTAGATACTGCGTGGGTGCTGCTGGGAGCAGCTTTGGTATTCTTTATGCAGGCAGGGTTCGCTATGGTCGAAACCGGTTTCACAAGAGCAAAAAACGCGGGTAATATAATTATGAAAAATCTGATGGATTTTAGTTTAGGAACCCCAATTTTTTGGATTTTAGGTTTTGGAATTATGTTTGGCGCAAATGTCTTTGGCGGCTGGCTGTCGGTTCCGTCATTTTTCCAGGGAGCAAACGCTTTGCCCGGTGATTATAATTTTGCAACTTTAATATTTCAAACAGTATTTTGCGCCACCGCGGCGACCATTGTTTCGGGAGCAATGGCAGAGAGAACCAAATTTTCCGCATATATTGTTTACAGTATGGTTATAAGCGCAGTGATTTATCCTGTTTCAGGACATTGGGTTTGGGGCGGCGGATGGCTCAGTGAATTAGGTTTTCATGACTTTGCGGGTTCCACAGCAGTACATATGGTTGGCGGAGTGGCCGCTCTGGTAGGCGCAAAAATTCTTGGTCCACGTATAGGAAAATATAAAAAGGACGGGACATCCGTCGCAATACCCGGGCATTCGTTAACTTTGGGGGCTCTCGGAGTATTTATACTTTGGTTCTGCTGGTTTGGATTTAACGGATGTTCAACAGTAGCTATGTCAGATACAGAGAGTTCGTCGTTGGCGGCTTCGGTTTTTGTAACGACTAATCTTGCCGCTGCCTGTGCTACAGTTGCTACTATGGTTGTTACATGGGTTAGATATAAAAAGCCTGATGTTTCTATGACTCTAAATGGCGCTTTAGCCGGTCTTGTTGCGATTACGGCTGGCTGTGACAGTGTTACGCCGCTCGGAGCGGCCGTAATTGGTACTGTGGCAGGTATTTTGGTTGTGTTTGCTGTGGAGTTTATTGACAAGAAACTTAAGATAGACGATCCGGTTGGAGCTGTGGCCGTTCATGGGTGCTGCGGAGCTGCCGGGACAATAATGACGGGTTTGTTTGCAGCAAAAGGCGGTTTATTTTACGGGGGCGGTTTCAGCTTTTTAGGTATTCAGACATTAGGAGTTATAACAGTAATAGCGTGGGTCGCTGTAACGATGACCATTGTATTTCTAATTATTAAGCATACTATGGGGCTTAGAGCGAGTGCTGAAGAAGAAATAGAAGGGCTTGATATACATGAACATGGCCTAGCCTCTTCTTATGCGGACTTTATGCTAAATGTGCCGACTATTTTGACAGGAAGATCAGAGACAGTGGGACAGGAAACTCCCGAATCTGCTGTGCCGATAATTAGAGTGCCGGATAATACGGAAAAGAAAGTTGATAAGGATGGTCATACTATTACAAAAATAACGGTGGTGTGTAAAGAATCTAAGTTTGAAGCTCTAAAGCACGCATTAAATGAAATCGGAGTAACAGGAATGACTCTCACGCATGTGCTCGGCTGCGGAATGCAGAAAGGCAGCAGTGAGTATTACCGCGGCGTACCTGTTGAGGCTACTCTTCTGCCTAAAATAAAAGTGGATATAGTTGTGTGCAGAGTACCTGTATCAGATGTTATTAAAGCCGCTGTTAAAATACTTTATACTGGACATATCGGAGATGGAAAAATTTTTGTTTATGACGTACGGGATGTGGTCAAAGTCAGAACTGGAGAATCAGGATATGACGCAATGACGGATGATGGAGAAAATTGTTGA